One window of Oncorhynchus masou masou isolate Uvic2021 chromosome 28, UVic_Omas_1.1, whole genome shotgun sequence genomic DNA carries:
- the LOC135518402 gene encoding zinc finger and BTB domain-containing protein 43-like — MESEGNVLRVDFPNFSGTMLQKLNQQRQRGQLCDIIVVIQGHQYRAHRAILAASSPYFCDQVLLKNSARCVLPDVMHPCVFERLLLSCYTGTLHLPAGEVVAFLTAASFLQMWHVVDKCTELLEVVGSGASTLVHKSSGGLRDRPFPGDSSYHSPGDGSMGLEDGGGGGGAVEGFAKMEMDQLLENSFSPPTLENNSTQPSGSCSPPVDHDGSGSEVASQDGDVEEGGEGDYQYSRPAYVPPSIMGHRKWLHVKSERRADCKGDGALFSGDPAVTDPEQLKLTHSQASAGRSSMDHGIDEKPVARLEESLEEDPLDFYGTSIEGFSTDKADGTPLGLKDDLLEGATGVEESGGGGTPGGLQEETSHSGFASVVYKLYPCQCGKSFTHKSQRDRHMSMHLGLRPYGCAVCGKSFKMKHHLVGHMKIHTGVKPYECSLCAKRFMWRDSFNRHTASCTRVHQARCAVNEQAAQIC, encoded by the coding sequence ATGGAGTCTGAGGGGAATGTGCTCCGCGTGGACTTCCCAAACTTCTCTGGAACCATGCTGCAGAAGCTCAACCAGCAGCGGCAGAGGGGCCAGCTCTGTGACATCATCGTAGTCATCCAGGGACACCAGTACCGCGCTCACCGGGCCATCTTGGCCGCCAGTTCGCCCTACTTCTGCGACCAAGTGCTCCTTAAAAACAGTGCCCGCTGCGTTTTACCTGACGTCATGCACCCGTGCGTGTTCGAacgtctcctcctctcttgctaCACGGGCACCCTGCACCTACCTGCCGGCGAGGTGGTAGCTTTCCTCACGGCAGCTAGCTTCCTCCAGATGTGGCACGTGGTGGACAAATGCACTGAGCTCTTAGAGGTGGTAGGAAGCGGCGCTAGCACATTAGTGCACAAGTCTTCTGGTGGGCTGAGGGACAGGCCTTTCCCTGGGGACAGTAGCTACCACAGCCCTGGGGACGGTTCCATGGGCctggaggatggtggaggaggaggaggagcagttgAGGGCTTTGCCAAAATGGAGATGGACCAGCTCCTGGAGAACAGCTTCTCCCCTCCCACTCTGGAGAACAACAGCACCCAGCCCAGCGGAAGCTGCTCGCCACCGGTCGACCACGATGGCTCAGGTAGTGAGGTCGCCAGCCAGGATGGGGACGTTGAAGAGGGTGGCGAGGGGGACTACCAGTACTCCAGACCTGCCTATGTCCCACCCAGTATCATGGGCCACAGGAAATGGCTCCACGTAAAGTCAGAAAGGCGCGCAGATTGCAAGGGTGACGGGGCCCTCTTCAGCGGGGACCCTGCGGTCACTGACCCTGAGCAGCTGAAACTTACCCACTCCCAGGCCTCAGCAGGCAGGAGCTCCATGGACCACGGCATTGATGAGAAACCGGTGGCTCGGCTGGAGGAGAGCCTGGAGGAGGATCCTCTGGACTTCTACGGTACCTCCATAGAGGGCTTCTCCACCGACAAGGCCGACGGGACACCGCTTGGACTAAAAGATGACCTGCTAGAAGGGGCAACCGGAGTTGAGGAGAGTGGTGGTGGAGGAACCCCTGGTGGCCTCCAGGAAGAGACCTCCCACTCGGGCTTCGCCTCAGTGGTCTACAAGCTGTACCCCTGCCAGTGTGGCAAGAGCTTCACTCACAAGAGCCAGCGGGACCGGCACATGAGCATGCACCTGGGTTTGCGGCCGTACGGCTGCGCCGTGTGTGGCAAAAGTTTCAAGATGAAACACCACCTGGTGGGCCACATGAAGATTCACACGGGCGTCAAGCCCTACGAATGCAGCCTGTGTGCCAAGCGCTTCATGTGGCGGGACAGCTTCAACAGACACACGGCCTCCTGCACCAGGGTCCATCAGGCCCGGTGCGCCGTCAACGAGCAGGCCGCCCAGATCTGCTGA